A genome region from Sphaeramia orbicularis chromosome 19, fSphaOr1.1, whole genome shotgun sequence includes the following:
- the cox11 gene encoding cytochrome c oxidase assembly protein COX11, mitochondrial: MLLPLLVRRPLCSSVPLTRCLRAGLCGGRGRSSWAEPLLLRRRLPQRSYVQSRGRQRRSRTQEDEWKTRNRTALTYIAAAGVGMIGLSYAAVPLYRLYCQASGLGGTAVAGHDADQVETMTPVKERVLKITFNADTHSSMQWNFRPQQTEIYVVPGETALAFYRAKNPTDKAIIGISTYNVVPFEAGQYFNKIQCFCFEEQRLNPHEEVDMPVFFYIDPEFDVDPRMARVDTITLSYTFFEAKEGQKLPLPGYGSH, translated from the exons ATGCTGCTTCCTCTGTTGGTCCGGCGTCCTCTCTGCTCGTCGGTCCCGTTGACCCGGTGCCTTCGGGCAGGTCTCTGCGGCGGCAGGGGGCGGAGCTCTTGGGCCGAACCCCTCCTCCTGCGGCGGAGGCTCCCCCAGCGCTCCTACGTCCAGAGCCGAGGCCGACAGAGGCGGAGCCGGACTCAGGAGGACGAGTGGAAAACCAGGAACAGGACGGCGCTGACGTACATCGCTGCGGCCGGCGTGGGGATGATCGGCCTGTCGTACGCCGCTGTGCCGCTATACAGACTGTACTGTCAG GCATCAGGGCTCGGTGGGACGGCGGTGGCCGGACACGACGCCGATCAGGTGGAGACGATGACGCCGGTGAAGGAGCGCGTCCTTAAAATCACGTTCAACGCAGACACCCACTCCAGCATGCAGTGGAACTTCAGACCACAACAGACGGAGATCTAC GTGGTTCCAGGTGAGACGGCCTTGGCCTTCTACAGAGCCAAGAACCCCACAGACAAAGCCATCATCGGCATCTCCACCTACAACGTGGTCCCGTTCGAAGCAGGACAGTACTTCAACAAGATCCAG TGTTTCTGCTTCGAGGAGCAGCGTCTGAATCCTCACGAGGAGGTGGACATGCCCGTCTTCTTCTACATCGACCCGGAGTTCGACGTGGACCCCAGGATGGCCCGGGTGGACACCATCACTCTGTCCTACACCTTCTTCGAGGCCAAAGAGGGTCAGAAACTGCCTCTGCCAGGGTACGGCTCCCACTGA